From Scylla paramamosain isolate STU-SP2022 unplaced genomic scaffold, ASM3559412v1 Contig1, whole genome shotgun sequence, a single genomic window includes:
- the LOC135095627 gene encoding uncharacterized protein LOC135095627 isoform X1: protein MCVWSGGVMAGLRLIVLMVAAAWMCVKANDVYITHLMAFGSTSPEYIELEATLKSLTNATEPGKYLHNKLRISTCPKWQCSDGLEPRKFSSECFNYRMYVTCHREPQHACLRDTCPENMCILGYLHRESCDCAQSGGKHNNITWTFLNNTMEICHNEPIPSYNEAKELPDNIVDVVTIHIPMCKKKIPIQVCRPRECDQNHKTFNFPTDTLKREHIGGVTLLWQDEKCECKRGDQNFDRNVESFTVLVQSSGHEKNVTLKEVRELLMKEIRCPEDGRETTGTQQTEVQERKEDDVKTGDTLNTGQSETPTNETQTPTYTNQTNRAATKKVEDETKTTQDERINTDRGETTTNESQDEKIKGETDLVGTFFSTPELSSSSALKIPLTLIAVVTTITAVVVRMNAPCLIIFSSVT from the coding sequence ATGGTGGCAGCGGCGTGGATGTGCGTGAAGGCCAATGACGTGTACATAACTCACTTGATGGCCTTCGGCAGCACCTCACCAGAGTACATTGAGCTCGAGGCAACACTGAAGTCCCTCACCAACGCGACAGAACCCGGAAAGTATCTCCACAACAAGCTAAGGATCTCCACATGTCCCAAGTGGCAGTGCAGTGACGGTCTAGAGCCAAGGAAATTTTCCTCGGAGTGTTTCAATTACCGCATGTACGTTACCTGTCACAGAGAACCCCAACATGCCTGCCTCAGAGACACCTGCCCCGAAAACATGTGCATCCTGGGCTACCTGCACCGGGAGTCCTGTGACTGCGCTCAATCTGGcgggaaacacaataacatcacGTGGACTTTTTTAAATAACACCATGGAGATTTGCCACAACGAACCGATACCTTCATACAACGAAGCGAAAGAGCTCCCTGATAACATTGTAGATGTGGTGACCATACACATCCCGATGTGCAAGAAGAAGATCCCCATACAAGTGTGCCGGCCGAGAGAATGCGACCAGAATCACAAGACTTTCAACTTCCCCACGGATACCCTGAAGAGAGAGCACATTGGCGGGGTCACCTTACTCTGGCAAGACGAAAAATGTGAGTGTAAAAGAGGAGACCAGAATTTTGACAGAAATGTTGAGAGCTTTACAGTTCTTGTTCAGTCTTCTGGACACGAGAAGAATGTCACGCTGAAAGAAGTGAGGGAATTGCTGATGAAAGAGATCCGGTGTCCGGAAGATGGGAGGGAGACGACTGGGACACAACAGACAGAagtgcaagaaaggaaggaagacgatgTAAAGACAGGAGACACGCTAAACACAGGGCAAAGTGAAACACCAACAAACGAAACACAAACACCGACATACACGAACCAAACAAACCGAGCAGCGACAAAAAAGGTGGaagatgaaacaaaaacaacacaagatGAGCGAATAAACACAGACAGAGGGGAAACCACGACAAATGAAAGCCAggacgagaaaataaaaggagaaactgACTTAGTGGGAACCTTCTTCTCAACACCAGAGTTATCATCATCTTCTGCACTTAaaatccctctcactctcatcgccgtcgtcaccaccatcaccgccgtgGTGGTAAGGATGAATGCACCGTGCctcatcattttttcctccgttaCTTGA
- the LOC135095627 gene encoding uncharacterized protein LOC135095627 isoform X2 translates to MVAAAWMCVKANDVYITHLMAFGSTSPEYIELEATLKSLTNATEPGKYLHNKLRISTCPKWQCSDGLEPRKFSSECFNYRMYVTCHREPQHACLRDTCPENMCILGYLHRESCDCAQSGGKHNNITWTFLNNTMEICHNEPIPSYNEAKELPDNIVDVVTIHIPMCKKKIPIQVCRPRECDQNHKTFNFPTDTLKREHIGGVTLLWQDEKCECKRGDQNFDRNVESFTVLVQSSGHEKNVTLKEVRELLMKEIRCPEDGRETTGTQQTEVQERKEDDVKTGDTLNTGQSETPTNETQTPTYTNQTNRAATKKVEDETKTTQDERINTDRGETTTNESQDEKIKGETDLVGTFFSTPELSSSSALKIPLTLIAVVTTITAVVVRMNAPCLIIFSSVT, encoded by the coding sequence ATGGTGGCAGCGGCGTGGATGTGCGTGAAGGCCAATGACGTGTACATAACTCACTTGATGGCCTTCGGCAGCACCTCACCAGAGTACATTGAGCTCGAGGCAACACTGAAGTCCCTCACCAACGCGACAGAACCCGGAAAGTATCTCCACAACAAGCTAAGGATCTCCACATGTCCCAAGTGGCAGTGCAGTGACGGTCTAGAGCCAAGGAAATTTTCCTCGGAGTGTTTCAATTACCGCATGTACGTTACCTGTCACAGAGAACCCCAACATGCCTGCCTCAGAGACACCTGCCCCGAAAACATGTGCATCCTGGGCTACCTGCACCGGGAGTCCTGTGACTGCGCTCAATCTGGcgggaaacacaataacatcacGTGGACTTTTTTAAATAACACCATGGAGATTTGCCACAACGAACCGATACCTTCATACAACGAAGCGAAAGAGCTCCCTGATAACATTGTAGATGTGGTGACCATACACATCCCGATGTGCAAGAAGAAGATCCCCATACAAGTGTGCCGGCCGAGAGAATGCGACCAGAATCACAAGACTTTCAACTTCCCCACGGATACCCTGAAGAGAGAGCACATTGGCGGGGTCACCTTACTCTGGCAAGACGAAAAATGTGAGTGTAAAAGAGGAGACCAGAATTTTGACAGAAATGTTGAGAGCTTTACAGTTCTTGTTCAGTCTTCTGGACACGAGAAGAATGTCACGCTGAAAGAAGTGAGGGAATTGCTGATGAAAGAGATCCGGTGTCCGGAAGATGGGAGGGAGACGACTGGGACACAACAGACAGAagtgcaagaaaggaaggaagacgatgTAAAGACAGGAGACACGCTAAACACAGGGCAAAGTGAAACACCAACAAACGAAACACAAACACCGACATACACGAACCAAACAAACCGAGCAGCGACAAAAAAGGTGGaagatgaaacaaaaacaacacaagatGAGCGAATAAACACAGACAGAGGGGAAACCACGACAAATGAAAGCCAggacgagaaaataaaaggagaaactgACTTAGTGGGAACCTTCTTCTCAACACCAGAGTTATCATCATCTTCTGCACTTAaaatccctctcactctcatcgccgtcgtcaccaccatcaccgccgtgGTGGTAAGGATGAATGCACCGTGCctcatcattttttcctccgttaCTTGA